A portion of the Halodesulfovibrio sp. MK-HDV genome contains these proteins:
- a CDS encoding thermonuclease family protein yields MINRTICLLAILCLICVTVLTSFADTVHTVATVIDGDTVILKDGRKVRIAFIDTPEMEYKKRKQQYFSIKAKKFIVDTVLGQNVTLQRITAKDRYKRLVAIVTLRDGRDVGALLVQKGLAFVYPHGVKHRSYIDKLGEMQKKAMNARAGMWDKVITYFESAGNVVGNRRSKRFFALDCKVVKDIATKNKVHFMSAVDALYNGYAPARICKLWPLDTDILDK; encoded by the coding sequence ATGATAAATCGGACAATATGCCTTTTAGCAATTCTATGTTTGATTTGTGTTACAGTTTTAACGTCTTTTGCCGATACAGTTCACACTGTAGCTACAGTTATTGATGGTGACACTGTAATCCTTAAAGATGGAAGAAAGGTACGAATAGCTTTTATAGATACTCCGGAAATGGAATATAAAAAAAGAAAGCAACAGTACTTTTCAATTAAAGCTAAAAAATTTATAGTTGATACAGTTTTGGGACAGAACGTTACGTTACAAAGAATTACTGCTAAAGATAGATATAAAAGATTAGTCGCAATCGTTACGTTGCGTGACGGTCGAGACGTAGGAGCCTTACTTGTTCAAAAAGGCTTGGCTTTTGTGTATCCTCATGGTGTAAAACATCGGTCATATATAGATAAACTTGGAGAAATGCAGAAAAAGGCCATGAATGCAAGAGCAGGAATGTGGGATAAAGTAATTACTTACTTTGAAAGTGCTGGGAACGTTGTTGGTAATAGACGCAGTAAACGTTTCTTTGCATTGGATTGCAAAGTTGTTAAAGACATTGCAACTAAGAACAAAGTTCATTTTATGTCTGCTGTTGATGCACTTTATAATGGCTATGCACCAGCACGAATTTGTAAGCTATGGCCTCTAGATACAGATATTTTAGACAAATAA